Proteins co-encoded in one Alkalinema sp. FACHB-956 genomic window:
- a CDS encoding serine/threonine-protein kinase, translating to MMMDLVSNRYRVVRELGKGGFGTTSLVEDTQLPSGRRCVLKELMPVESSPEIYALVQQRFEREAAILEELGNLTLQIPSLYAYFAENGKFYLVQEYVEGETIAERVQTQGVMSDAAVREWLMGLLPVLGLVHERKIIHRDIKPENVILRQRDHKPVLIDFGAVRETMGTLINANGQSTQSIVIGTPGFMASEQAAGRPVFASDLYSLGLTAIYALTGKIPQELPTDPMTGNIQWRQFAPTVSAGLATVIDRAIMPVSRDRYQTSGQMQSELMGSNESNPIPGTVISMTPATISNPMPVMTVPPVEQYPNTNNSNSQPTIVVAHPLSSSSQPIQPQSPHSIAVTPKQGLSDWAKAMIMGGLIGTFILIAIVLTRPQQTTQASNNTPTTATTPAAPSPSPSTVPSPVATVSGVAE from the coding sequence ATGATGATGGATTTGGTGAGCAATCGCTATCGGGTGGTGCGTGAGCTGGGCAAGGGAGGTTTTGGAACAACTTCGTTGGTAGAGGATACGCAGCTTCCTTCGGGGCGGCGCTGTGTATTGAAGGAGTTGATGCCTGTAGAGAGTAGTCCTGAGATTTATGCGTTGGTACAGCAGCGGTTTGAGCGGGAAGCCGCGATTTTGGAAGAGTTGGGCAATTTGACGCTTCAGATCCCGAGTCTTTATGCGTATTTTGCGGAGAATGGGAAGTTCTATTTGGTTCAGGAATATGTAGAGGGAGAGACAATCGCAGAGCGGGTGCAAACTCAGGGTGTGATGAGTGATGCGGCGGTGCGAGAGTGGCTGATGGGGTTGCTTCCGGTACTAGGGCTGGTGCATGAACGTAAAATTATTCATCGGGATATTAAGCCGGAAAATGTGATTTTGCGGCAGCGGGATCATAAACCTGTACTCATTGATTTTGGTGCGGTGCGGGAGACGATGGGGACGTTGATCAATGCAAATGGTCAGAGTACTCAGTCGATTGTGATTGGAACGCCTGGGTTTATGGCGAGTGAGCAGGCAGCGGGTCGGCCAGTATTTGCGAGTGATTTGTATAGTTTGGGTTTGACAGCAATTTATGCTTTAACGGGTAAGATACCGCAGGAACTGCCGACGGATCCGATGACAGGAAATATCCAATGGCGTCAGTTTGCGCCGACGGTGAGTGCGGGGTTAGCGACGGTGATTGATCGGGCGATTATGCCTGTAAGTCGCGATAGATATCAAACGTCAGGGCAAATGCAAAGTGAGTTGATGGGATCAAATGAATCAAATCCTATTCCAGGAACAGTTATTTCGATGACACCAGCAACTATCTCAAATCCTATGCCTGTAATGACAGTACCTCCTGTCGAGCAATATCCTAATACTAATAATTCTAATTCTCAGCCTACTATTGTTGTAGCCCATCCTCTAAGTTCTTCGTCACAACCCATACAACCGCAGAGCCCACACAGTATAGCTGTTACACCGAAACAAGGTCTGAGCGACTGGGCTAAAGCCATGATTATGGGTGGACTTATTGGGACATTCATATTAATTGCAATTGTTCTCACTCGTCCACAACAAACCACGCAGGCTTCGAATAACACTCC